One segment of Triticum aestivum cultivar Chinese Spring chromosome 2A, IWGSC CS RefSeq v2.1, whole genome shotgun sequence DNA contains the following:
- the LOC123188058 gene encoding DNA annealing helicase and endonuclease ZRANB3, translating into MEIAAEPVRLTEEQRRRIEASRLAALERLKRSAAAGTTAESLRLAKCPRTAHPLPPRPCPPPQPLPPPAPPTGFRAVLEVCSPDEFQVTVGRTEGKAFPGEADCLRAVEDCVASAVPFSTTQSQSGHISSVFKLVHYELVLQCLRKLTGVVVQDIPYRTRRAVQNAGTNCGSDKEVDELLMKLPRRLQDALLPFQLEGVKFGLRRQGRCLIADEMGLGKTLQAIAIACCFKDEGPLLIVCPAVLRYTWAEELERWDPSFLPKDIHLVFGRRDSLEYLDFCPKVVVISYTMLSILRKSMINRRWALMIIDESHNIRCTKMKEENTQTKAVLEIAFNINRIVLLSGTPSLSRPFDIYHQINMLCPRLLGDDKFEFAKTYCSLHVAQSSQGKIYQDFSKGARLTELNVLLSQTLMIRRLKEHLLNELPPKRRQIIRLKLKALNSRTATSIIQGDYNSTYSSSDAPIIASSEISNDCEEAKEGKDDSCKKSPRHFSPQEIGIAKIPGFSQWFSNHLMHDNLDAQSSCQKTLIFAHHLKVLDGVQVFLSEKEIKFVRIDGSALPRERKEAVDSFRLNPEVKVAIIGITAGGVGLDFSSAQNVVFLELPRSSSDLLQAEDRAHRRGQTNAVNIYIFCAKNTSDEPQWLRLNQSLFRVSSMVNGKKDAIREIEVDQVYHLGEISNTKERPEIEFLPNCGAGLLESGTMSVDHLPGISDMELESDFTIRTIPLQIEDEGLHSGMQYTPGPAVHEDTVCNSFSISPAISGSSSTRSKSTKVRRSFCENRDTLGLPGTISDGHIRVEYLRFEVSHHTGRIHLYICVPGHDSRPRPLFQNFLPEEVESPLCSSSDKKASRQLLTNPAFCNMFKAFVKEWLELRPIDQRKLLGKPLQLPLSLELCYLTNSISHSTQGLIKGGSKRRIAPLSVVSDHLPENAEWRKVVLRRGTTKEREYTQGWTTDDEPLCKLCQKLCSGNLAKSPEYFEDLFCKLDCFRLYRLRTNQSALRQALFQIEHGICSQCKLDCCKLVKHIKPLSNQKREAHIRSVAPNIACRKKLLAKLVEEPTQGNAWHADHIVPVYKGGGECTLENMRTLCVACHAEVTKDQQKERKEARKEERRKAEELLRNAVNQLKDDACEATEDDDSWSVTVPGSAYSAVPQAPLTPRK; encoded by the exons ATGGAGATCGCGGCGGAGCCCGTGCGGCTCACGGAGGAGCAGCGCCGCCGCATCGAGgccagccgcctcgccgccctcgaGAGGCTCAagcgctccgccgccgccggcaccaccgccGAGTCGCTCAGGCTCGCCAAGTGCCCAAGAACCGCCCATCCTCTGCCCCCGCGTCCCTGCCCGCCGCCGCAACCGcttccgccgcccgcgcctccgacGGGGTTCCGGGCGGTGCTGGAGGTGTGCAGCCCCGACGAGTTCCAGGTGACGGTGGGCCGAACGGAGGGCAAGGCTTTCCCCGGGGAGGCCGACTGCCTGCGCGCCGTCGAGGACTGCGTCGCTTCG GCTGTACCATTCTCCACAACACAAAGTCAAAGCGGGCATATTTCTTCTGTCTTTAAACTGGTGCACTATGAGCTGGTGTTGCAATGCTTGAGGAAGTTGACTGGCGTTGTTGTGCAAGATATACCTTATAGAACAAGGCGTGCTGTTCAAAATGCTGGCACAAACTGCGGTTCTGATAAAGAAGTTGACGAGCTTCTCATGAAGCTGCCACGTCGATTACAAGATGCACTTCTACCCTTCCAACTTGAAGGTGTGAAATTTGGGCTTCGGAGGCAAGGGCGCTGCCTTATTGCAGATGAGATGGGGCTTGGCAAGACTCTCCAG GCAATTGCAATAGCTTGTTGCTTCAAGGACGAGGGCCCTCTATTAATAGTGTGTCCAGCTGTTCTGCGTTATACTTGGGCGGAGGAATTGGAACGCTGGGATCCTTCATTTCTTCCAAAAGATATTCATCTTG TGTTTGGTCGACGAGACAGTCTTGAATATTTAGATTTTTGTCCGAAGGTCGTTGTTATTTCATACACGATGTTAAGCATCCTTCGGAAAAGTATGATTAATAGGAGATGGGCACTGATGATCATTGATGAATCCCACAATATACGCTGCACAAAGATGAAAGAAGAAAATACTCAG ACAAAAGCTGTACTGGAAATAGCTTTCAATATCAACCGCATTGTGTTGCTTTCTGGGACACCCTCTTTGTCAAG ACCTTTTGACATCTATCACCAGATAAATATGTTATG TCCCCGTTTGCTTGGAGAtgataaatttgaatttgcaaAGACATATTGTTCACTGCATGTTGCTCAAAGCTCCCAGGGTAAAATTTACCAG GACTTCTCAAAAGGTGCTCGTTTGACAGAGTTAAATGTTCTGCTCAGCCAGACTCTGATG ATTAGGCGCTTGAAGGAGCATTTGTTAAATGAACTGCCGCCCAAGCGCCGGCAGATCATTAGGTTAAAGTTGAAGGCATTGAATAGCAGGACAGCCACCTCTATTATCCAAGGGGATTACAATAGCACATATAGTAGCTCTGATGCTCCTATAATTGCCTCTTCTGAGATAAGCAATGACTGTGAAGAAGCAAAAGAGGGAAAAG ATGATAGTTGCAAGAAATCTCCAAGGCATTTCTCCCCCCAGGAAATTGGCATTGCAAAAATACCTGGGTTTAGTCAGTGGTTCTCAAATCATTTGATGCATGATAATCTGGACGCCCAGTCTAGTTGCCAGAAAACGCTAATTTTCGCCCACCACTTGAAGGTTCTAGATGGAGTGCAG GTGTTCCTCTCTGAGAAGGAGATCAAGTTTGTTCGCATTGATGGCAGCGCACTTCCTAGAGAAAGGAAAGAAGCTGTTGATTCTTTCCGTTTGAATCCAGAG GTCAAGGTTGCAATAATAGGAATTACTGCTGGTGGTGTTGGTTTAGACTTTTCATCTGCTCAGAATGTTGTTTTCCTGGAGCTCCCAAGATCGTCTTCAGACTTACTTCAG GCCGAGGATAGAGCTCATAGGCGTGGTCAAACAAATgcggtcaatatatatatattctgCGCAAAG AACACATCAGATGAACCACAGTGGCTTCGCTTGAACCAGAGTCTGTTCCGTGTCTCGTCTATGGTGAATGGGAAGAAAGATGCTATAAGAGAAATTGAG GTTGATCAAGTTTACCACCTTGGGGAAATCAGTAACACTAAGGAGAGACCAGAAATTGAGTTTCTTCCAAATTGTGGTGCAG GTCTTTTGGAAAGTGGCACTATGTCTGTTGACCATCTTCCTGGCATCAGCGATATGGAGCTTGAGTCAGATTTCACTATTAGGACTATTCCTCTACAGATTGAG GATGAAGGCCTTCATTCAGGAATGCAATATACTCCAGGTCCAGCAGTACATGAAGATACAGTTTGCAATAGTTTTTCTATTTCACCAGCTATCTCTGGCTCTTCAAGTACACGAAGTAAATCAACGAAG GTTCGTAGGAGCTTTTGTGAAAATCGTGATACTTTAGGTCTTCCAGGAACTATTTCAGATGGCCATATTCGAGTGGAGTATCTGCGTTTCGAG GTTAGCCATCATACAGGTCGAATCCACTTGTACATTTGTGTTCCAGGACATGATTCAAGACCCAGACCACTTTTTCAGAATTTTCTGCCTGAAGAAGTAGAATCACCTTTATGCTCTAGTAGTGACAAGAAAGCAAGTAGGCAGCTCTTGACTAATCCAGCATTTTGCAATATGTTCAAAGCATTTGTAAAAGAATGGTTAGAACTAAGACCAATTGATCAGAGGAAACTCCTGGGAAAGCCGTTACAGCTTCCATTGAGCCTTGAGTTGTGCTATCTGACAAATAGCATCAGCCACAGTACACAA GGATTGATTAAAGGGGGGAGTAAGAGGCGTATAGCTCCATTGAGTGTTGTCAGTGATCATTTGCCTGAAAATGCTGAATGGAGAAAGGTGGTTTTACGTCGTGGCACGACTAAAGAGAGAGAATACACTCAAGGCTGGACTACTGATGATGAGCCTCTCTGCAAATTATGTCAAAAACTTTGCAG TGGGAATCTTGCGAAATCACCCGAATATTTTGAAGATCTATTCTGTAAGCTTGATTGCTTCCGGTTGTACAGATTGAGAACCAACCAGAGTGCCCTGCGGCAG GCACTGTTTCAAATAGAACATGGTATATGTTCCCAGTGCAAGCTTGACTGCTGCAAGCTCGTCAAACATATTAAACCCCTCAGCAACCAAAAGAGAGAAGCACACATCAGGAGTGTTGCTCCAAATATTGCATGTAGGAAGAAACT GCTAGCAAAGCTTGTCGAAGAGCCAACACAGGGAAATGCTTGGCACGCAGATCATA